A genomic window from Macrococcus sp. 19Msa1099 includes:
- a CDS encoding ATP-binding protein: MKKSDVLDLIKYHIENNDASFRTTAYKIAEEFDKTGDIQLAEFILSQLSGFDFLSPQEVKTLSKTSNSKEHTNEVKKQIDNNESLLLPQSITNDINGIINSIKHNRGLNSFLFYGAPGTGKTQSVFQISRILNIKIKIINFSSIIDSKLGQTSKNLNETFEELNSLFEPTIVLFDEIDALAMNRMDMNDLREMGRVTTTLMNGLDSVNDNIYIFATTNLYNHLDSALTRRFEVKVDFNRYTRNDLNDIATSLYEKYFEKTADQSKEVILFNKIINLYEKIPYPADLKNLIKVAFAFSSKNDAYSHLKILYTNILEDIGGKSLSEIKKQGFTYSDLEKITGISISTLSREVKKHE; the protein is encoded by the coding sequence ATGAAAAAATCTGACGTTTTAGATTTAATTAAATATCATATAGAAAATAACGATGCTTCATTTAGAACTACAGCTTATAAAATAGCTGAGGAATTTGATAAAACAGGTGATATACAACTTGCAGAATTTATATTATCACAACTTTCTGGTTTTGATTTTCTTTCTCCCCAGGAAGTTAAAACTCTATCAAAAACTAGTAATTCTAAAGAACATACTAATGAAGTAAAAAAACAAATAGATAATAACGAATCTCTTCTATTACCACAATCCATAACAAATGATATTAATGGAATAATTAACAGTATAAAGCATAACAGAGGACTAAATTCTTTTCTTTTTTATGGTGCACCGGGTACAGGAAAAACCCAATCAGTGTTTCAAATTTCTAGAATTTTAAATATAAAAATTAAGATTATTAATTTTAGCTCTATTATTGACAGTAAACTTGGACAAACTTCAAAAAATTTAAATGAGACATTTGAAGAATTAAATTCATTATTTGAACCAACTATTGTTCTTTTTGATGAAATTGATGCTTTAGCTATGAATCGTATGGATATGAACGATTTAAGAGAAATGGGAAGAGTTACAACTACACTAATGAACGGCTTGGATAGTGTAAATGATAATATTTACATTTTTGCAACTACAAACTTGTATAATCATTTAGATAGTGCTTTAACGAGAAGATTTGAGGTGAAAGTTGATTTTAACAGGTATACAAGAAATGATTTAAATGATATTGCTACTTCTCTCTATGAAAAATATTTTGAAAAAACAGCTGATCAAAGTAAAGAAGTAATTTTATTTAATAAAATTATAAATTTATATGAAAAAATTCCATATCCTGCTGATTTAAAAAATTTAATAAAAGTTGCATTTGCTTTTTCATCTAAAAATGATGCATATAGTCATCTTAAAATTTTATACACAAATATATTAGAAGATATAGGTGGCAAATCATTATCGGAAATTAAAAAACAAGGGTTCACATATAGTGACTTAGAAAAAATTACAGGTATTTCTATCAGTACATTATCAAGAGAGGTTAAAAAACATGAATGA
- a CDS encoding RepB family plasmid replication initiator protein, with amino-acid sequence MSKQERSYVTKYQNEMNLVPLKNFNAVEIDLFFAICTKLKDEGVQTVKYDFTTLKSLSNYSSRSRERFINDLERIYDKMLNLTYTKRSGRSFEKFVLFTHYKLDDEENTLEISINPKLEHILNNLTGNFTRFELQELTNIQSGYSKNVFRLLKQYRRTGFFKIDIEDFRERLDIPKSYQMSDIDKRVLKIVQKDLQGVFTGLKINKIKRGRKISHLEFTFQKEEIYEAPKKFSTNKIKSIEMTPQWLLEEEIAEKKKPTNNSKKEMTPEELEEYRKETLQIIMNRDYLQN; translated from the coding sequence ATGTCTAAACAAGAAAGAAGCTATGTAACTAAATATCAAAATGAAATGAACTTAGTACCTTTAAAAAACTTCAACGCTGTAGAAATAGACTTATTCTTTGCTATATGTACGAAGCTTAAAGACGAAGGTGTACAAACAGTAAAGTATGACTTTACAACTCTTAAATCCTTAAGTAATTATTCAAGCAGATCTAGAGAAAGATTTATTAATGATTTAGAACGTATTTACGATAAAATGCTAAATCTTACATATACTAAGCGTAGTGGCAGGAGTTTTGAAAAGTTTGTTCTATTCACACATTATAAGTTAGATGATGAAGAGAATACTTTAGAAATATCGATTAATCCCAAACTTGAGCATATATTAAATAATCTTACAGGTAATTTTACTAGATTTGAGCTGCAAGAACTAACAAATATTCAATCAGGTTACTCAAAAAATGTATTTAGATTACTAAAGCAATATCGACGTACAGGCTTCTTTAAAATTGATATAGAAGATTTTAGAGAAAGATTAGATATTCCTAAGTCTTACCAAATGTCCGATATAGATAAACGTGTACTTAAGATAGTTCAAAAAGATTTACAAGGTGTATTTACTGGATTGAAAATCAATAAGATAAAAAGAGGCAGAAAAATCTCACACTTAGAGTTTACTTTTCAAAAAGAAGAGATATATGAAGCACCAAAAAAGTTTAGTACTAATAAGATAAAATCTATAGAAATGACACCTCAGTGGTTATTAGAAGAAGAGATAGCAGAAAAAAAGAAGCCAACAAATAATTCCAAAAAAGAAATGACACCTGAAGAGTTGGAAGAATACAGGAAAGAGACCTTGCAAATAATTATGAATCGTGACTATTTGCAAAACTAG
- a CDS encoding IS30 family transposase, which translates to MAYKHLNTDELTFIESYYHQDLSVKEIAKRLKRSRQTIYNVINALKTGITALEYYQEYKQRKSNCGRHRIVLPENQSAYIREKVADGWTPDTIIGRGEHPIDCSVKTLYRMFKENVFSVQSLPMKGKRKPNGHCEKRGRQSFKRHISERIEEFPFFFQEFGHLEGDTIIGRNHGSAVITLVERISKMIITVRPQGRKADDSEDALHSMFSALPAHIFKSITFDCGKEFSNWKTICKRHDISIFFADPGTPSQRGLNEHSNGILRRSGLDKELDFNSVTDDHIISVAQNINHRPRKSLGYKTPLEVFMSFIEDEELSSLF; encoded by the coding sequence ATGGCCTATAAACATCTTAACACGGATGAACTCACGTTCATAGAATCATATTATCATCAAGATCTTTCGGTAAAAGAAATCGCAAAGAGATTGAAACGATCAAGACAGACAATTTATAACGTAATAAATGCACTTAAGACAGGTATAACTGCACTGGAATATTACCAAGAGTATAAGCAAAGAAAATCAAATTGTGGCAGACATAGAATAGTACTTCCAGAAAATCAGTCAGCTTATATTCGAGAAAAAGTAGCCGATGGCTGGACACCTGACACCATTATTGGCAGAGGTGAACACCCGATTGATTGTTCTGTAAAAACTCTTTATAGAATGTTTAAGGAAAACGTCTTTTCGGTACAATCTTTACCTATGAAAGGTAAAAGGAAGCCAAATGGTCATTGTGAAAAAAGAGGTAGACAGTCTTTCAAAAGACACATTTCTGAAAGAATAGAAGAGTTTCCTTTCTTCTTTCAAGAATTTGGTCATCTTGAAGGTGACACTATCATTGGCCGTAATCATGGGAGTGCTGTCATAACCTTAGTAGAAAGAATCTCTAAGATGATTATCACTGTACGACCTCAAGGTCGCAAGGCAGATGATAGTGAAGATGCTCTTCACTCTATGTTTTCAGCTTTACCTGCTCATATATTTAAATCGATTACTTTCGATTGTGGTAAGGAGTTCTCCAACTGGAAAACAATCTGTAAACGACACGATATCTCGATATTCTTTGCTGACCCCGGCACTCCGTCGCAACGTGGATTGAATGAACATTCTAACGGGATACTTAGACGCAGTGGATTAGATAAAGAATTAGACTTTAATTCAGTCACTGATGATCATATCATTAGTGTTGCTCAAAATATTAATCATCGTCCCAGAAAATCGCTGGGCTATAAAACACCATTGGAAGTATTTATGAGTTTCATCGAAGATGAGGAATTGTCTAGCTTATTTTGA
- a CDS encoding quinone-dependent dihydroorotate dehydrogenase, producing MYRFIKKILFLIDSENVHNKTINILKLIQSSIIFRKIFRKTFFVNSPLLENNIHGINFKNPIGLAAGFDKSCEVAYILQSLGFGHIEIGGVTPLPQEGNQKPRLFRLKEDKAIINRMGFNNSGMYKTRLNYKKFNYEIPVGVNVGINKNTNDRINDFIKVIEYFSNDTPYFTINISSPNTKGLQDFHQLDMLESLIKKINELKSTQNIELPIFIKITSDISYELLDEILPLISEHFEGIIVANTTQNRDGLFSKYSVEHGGLSGKPLYDRNLKMIKHIYRKVGRNLTIIGTGGISNADEVVKMIEAGASIIQIYTALIYDGPSIVKKINLKLIDYMNENNISNISEMIGSQT from the coding sequence ATGTATAGATTTATAAAAAAAATATTATTTTTGATAGACTCTGAAAATGTACATAATAAGACAATAAATATATTAAAATTGATTCAATCATCCATTATTTTCAGAAAAATATTTAGAAAAACATTTTTTGTGAATTCTCCACTATTAGAAAATAATATACACGGTATAAACTTTAAAAATCCTATTGGACTTGCCGCTGGATTTGATAAATCATGTGAAGTTGCATATATTCTTCAGAGTTTAGGGTTCGGTCATATAGAAATTGGGGGAGTCACACCCCTTCCACAAGAAGGAAACCAGAAACCAAGATTATTTAGATTAAAAGAAGATAAAGCTATCATTAATAGGATGGGATTTAATAATAGTGGTATGTATAAAACTAGATTAAATTACAAAAAATTCAATTATGAAATTCCAGTGGGAGTAAATGTAGGTATAAATAAAAATACTAATGATAGAATAAATGATTTTATAAAAGTGATAGAATATTTTTCTAATGATACTCCATATTTTACTATTAATATTAGCTCGCCCAATACAAAGGGATTACAAGATTTTCATCAATTAGATATGTTAGAAAGTTTAATTAAAAAAATTAATGAATTAAAATCCACTCAAAATATAGAATTACCAATATTTATTAAAATAACAAGTGATATATCTTATGAGTTATTGGATGAAATTTTACCTCTTATTTCAGAGCATTTTGAAGGGATAATAGTAGCTAATACTACTCAAAATAGAGATGGACTTTTTTCTAAATATTCTGTTGAACATGGTGGATTAAGTGGTAAACCCTTGTATGATAGAAATTTAAAAATGATCAAACATATATATCGAAAAGTAGGTAGAAATTTAACTATAATTGGAACTGGAGGTATCTCTAATGCCGATGAAGTAGTTAAAATGATTGAAGCTGGAGCTTCAATCATTCAAATATACACAGCTCTTATATATGATGGACCATCTATAGTAAAGAAAATTAATCTTAAATTGATAGATTATATGAATGAAAATAATATTTCTAACATAAGTGAAATGATTGGTAGTCAAACATAG
- the pyrE gene encoding orotate phosphoribosyltransferase: MNSFSEYIVNNEIIKFGDFTLKSGRKSPYFFNFGSFHNGMRLWDLGEFYADYIYENKIEFDVIFGSAYKGIPIALATTFVLNKKYKMNIDYVFNRKEEKSYGDNGKFIGAEIKSRKVLALDDVLTSGKTVLETIEMIREANGELVGYLVALDRQENGIDSNILASHFISQKYNLNIYSISSIRDVIDSLKNVNRTSECKRLEEYLARNN; the protein is encoded by the coding sequence ATGAATAGCTTTTCAGAATATATAGTAAACAATGAAATAATAAAATTTGGAGATTTTACATTAAAATCTGGAAGAAAAAGTCCTTATTTTTTCAATTTTGGTTCGTTTCATAATGGTATGAGATTGTGGGATTTAGGTGAGTTTTATGCTGACTATATTTATGAAAATAAAATAGAATTTGATGTTATATTTGGATCAGCTTATAAAGGGATTCCAATAGCTCTAGCCACTACTTTTGTTTTAAACAAAAAATATAAAATGAATATAGACTATGTATTTAATAGGAAAGAAGAAAAAAGTTATGGAGATAACGGTAAATTTATAGGTGCTGAAATAAAGAGTAGAAAAGTATTAGCATTAGATGACGTTTTGACCTCTGGTAAAACAGTATTGGAAACAATTGAAATGATTAGAGAAGCTAACGGAGAATTAGTTGGTTATTTAGTGGCATTAGACAGACAGGAGAATGGAATTGATTCCAATATTTTAGCAAGTCATTTTATTAGCCAAAAATATAATTTGAATATTTATAGTATATCAAGCATTAGAGATGTAATAGACAGTTTAAAAAATGTAAATAGAACTTCTGAGTGTAAAAGATTAGAAGAGTATCTAGCTAGGAACAATTAA
- a CDS encoding cysteine synthase family protein, producing MNNHMSNLIGNTPTLVLKGGIIPEGKELILKLEYFNPNFSIKDRTAWGLLKYSKESGILKNEDIIIESTSGNLGKSIAMFGAIEGIKTKLVIDPKLDQSVINLYKAYGAEVVLVNDKDESGNYQRTRIEKVKSIIKEDEANSYFWLNQYENNFNQKYHYEHTSLEFLQEEFEFLTSAVSTGGHLTGIAQKVKESSPLKMIIGADVLGSCIFEQNKQSYLVNGAGLAWKSSNINFDYIDNYTIVSDELAISLCRYFAKEYGVLVGGSSGLSIAAAIKVLRSSDKNRGIAIVPDTGINYLNQIYDDNWIKDKNVRISSSEKDLINLIDKLELKECPDE from the coding sequence ATGAATAATCATATGTCTAATTTGATAGGTAATACCCCTACTTTAGTTTTAAAAGGAGGGATAATACCTGAAGGAAAAGAGCTAATACTAAAATTAGAATATTTTAATCCTAATTTTAGTATTAAAGATAGGACAGCTTGGGGACTATTAAAATACTCAAAAGAGTCTGGGATTTTAAAAAATGAGGATATAATTATTGAGTCTACTTCAGGTAATTTAGGTAAATCGATAGCAATGTTTGGTGCTATAGAAGGTATTAAAACAAAATTAGTAATCGACCCCAAATTGGATCAATCTGTTATTAATTTATATAAAGCATATGGTGCTGAAGTAGTGTTAGTTAATGATAAAGATGAATCAGGTAACTATCAAAGAACTAGAATTGAAAAAGTAAAGTCAATTATTAAAGAAGACGAAGCTAATTCTTATTTTTGGTTAAATCAATATGAAAATAATTTTAACCAAAAATATCATTATGAACATACTTCTTTAGAGTTCTTACAAGAAGAATTTGAATTTTTAACTTCTGCAGTTAGTACTGGTGGGCATTTAACTGGTATAGCCCAAAAAGTAAAAGAATCTTCTCCTCTTAAGATGATTATAGGTGCAGATGTACTAGGTTCTTGTATATTTGAGCAAAATAAACAATCATATCTAGTTAATGGTGCAGGATTAGCATGGAAGAGTAGTAATATAAATTTTGACTATATTGACAATTATACTATCGTATCAGATGAGTTAGCAATATCACTTTGTAGATATTTCGCTAAAGAATATGGTGTTCTTGTAGGAGGATCATCAGGTTTATCAATTGCAGCAGCTATTAAAGTATTAAGAAGTTCAGATAAAAATCGAGGAATCGCAATTGTCCCTGATACAGGTATTAATTACCTTAATCAGATTTATGACGATAATTGGATTAAAGATAAAAATGTACGAATTTCATCCTCAGAAAAAGATTTAATTAATTTAATTGATAAATTAGAATTAAAGGAGTGTCCCGATGAATAG
- a CDS encoding Xaa-Pro peptidase family protein: MYNRTEIEKILNEENADVFIATTKENFKYLTGFFPVCKQLRPYNSEVFAVIHKNNLDEIHIIHSLGEIDQVLDAYSNIGIVHTYGKFYRERREHCLLTKDELKLLQYSNPKTNYDTSYLALIELLKKLSVSNIVLDEEGLNNSQYTKLSDYLSNYNVLKGSYLIKKVRSIKTNKEIELLRKSANILEKSIMHIKDLIYSEQVDEKAIVQEFNTQVSKQGALPVLPMIKVGRESVGGQRKPNNTKLTDESFIWFDCDIVYEGYWADVARIVVKNPNYYKHKDYFNILRNAQRSAIERIKPGMHAYEVYDLVMNEVKNNGIPHYKRNHVGHGIGLEPYELPVLSENNIELIEDGMVLCIETPYYEYGIGAIHIEDLVLIKNDGNIVLNETDGHLI, translated from the coding sequence TTGTATAATAGAACAGAAATAGAAAAAATTTTAAATGAAGAAAATGCTGATGTATTTATTGCTACAACAAAAGAAAACTTTAAATATTTAACTGGCTTTTTTCCGGTTTGTAAACAATTAAGACCATATAATAGTGAAGTTTTCGCTGTGATACATAAAAATAACTTGGATGAAATACATATCATACATTCATTAGGCGAAATAGATCAAGTATTAGATGCTTATTCAAATATAGGTATAGTACATACCTATGGGAAGTTTTATAGAGAAAGAAGAGAACATTGTCTTCTAACGAAAGACGAATTAAAATTACTTCAATATTCAAACCCTAAAACCAATTATGATACATCATATCTTGCTTTAATAGAATTATTAAAAAAATTATCTGTATCAAACATAGTATTGGATGAAGAAGGATTAAACAATTCTCAATATACAAAATTAAGTGATTATTTATCAAATTATAATGTATTAAAAGGTTCCTACTTAATAAAAAAGGTAAGAAGTATTAAAACAAATAAAGAGATAGAATTGCTAAGAAAGTCAGCTAACATACTAGAAAAGTCTATTATGCATATTAAGGATCTAATTTATTCAGAACAGGTTGATGAAAAGGCTATTGTTCAAGAATTTAATACCCAAGTTTCCAAGCAAGGAGCATTACCTGTACTTCCTATGATAAAGGTCGGCAGAGAATCAGTAGGTGGGCAGAGAAAACCTAATAATACTAAACTGACTGATGAAAGTTTTATTTGGTTCGATTGCGATATTGTATATGAAGGTTATTGGGCAGATGTAGCAAGAATTGTTGTTAAAAACCCTAATTATTATAAACATAAAGATTACTTTAATATCTTAAGAAATGCTCAAAGATCTGCTATAGAAAGAATTAAACCGGGGATGCACGCCTACGAAGTATATGATTTAGTGATGAATGAAGTTAAGAATAATGGAATCCCTCATTATAAGAGGAATCATGTTGGTCATGGTATAGGTTTAGAACCTTATGAATTACCTGTTCTTTCAGAAAATAATATTGAATTAATAGAAGATGGGATGGTTTTATGTATTGAAACTCCCTATTATGAGTATGGAATCGGTGCAATTCATATTGAAGATTTAGTCTTAATTAAAAATGACGGTAATATTGTATTAAATGAAACAGATGGTCATTTAATATAG
- a CDS encoding NUDIX domain-containing protein, which yields MGYLIDYNCACLVDIKDDKILLVRVRKNEKFYLPGGKIEKGEDVKSALIRELNEELDINIHENDLVYLYDIVGNAYPDTNKQVKLNCFKTTAVLNHISANEEITEIKYISLYDFTKMAPAVIELINQKIKET from the coding sequence GTGGGTTACTTGATAGATTATAACTGTGCATGTCTTGTAGATATTAAAGATGACAAAATATTATTAGTAAGGGTAAGAAAAAATGAGAAATTTTATCTTCCGGGTGGGAAGATTGAAAAAGGGGAAGATGTTAAATCAGCATTAATAAGAGAATTAAATGAAGAACTGGATATCAACATTCATGAGAATGACTTAGTATACTTATACGATATTGTTGGTAATGCATACCCTGATACTAATAAACAAGTTAAATTAAATTGTTTTAAAACAACTGCTGTATTAAATCATATCTCAGCAAATGAAGAAATAACAGAAATAAAATATATTAGTTTATATGATTTTACTAAAATGGCACCAGCTGTAATTGAATTAATAAACCAAAAAATTAAGGAGACATGA
- a CDS encoding 4-hydroxyphenylacetate 3-hydroxylase N-terminal domain-containing protein — MKLNDGRVVYINGEQIKNVLSIDILNKTYGYIEKYYELQETNSNHTYEENNIKKSVTFLKPKTIEDLRRKREVYYDIAKESFGMLGRTPDFLNPGIMSLSEHSSFLGKNKYTDFSLNAKKYYEYISENDLFVSHASINVQMDRSKSLGELNHDYAAVKIIETDEQGITVKGSKMIVTLSPLADELLIFNMPGLKEGDESFAVAFAIPVNTPGIKIISRKMINKEGYNEFDYPLSNSLEELDAYVIFENVKVLWERVFVYKNIDTSNHFFDSSKIRHHTGHQDITRGLVKLEFITGVAIELAEKLGLSNFINIQEKLGYLTSSIELIKAGISRCEEEANFTAEGILTPEIKTIQAIRYNLPFIYKNAVDLIQELSAGSMLSVPTEADLLNENKSILEQSLSSDLCDANYRIKLLNLAWDLTGEAFGQRQKVYEYYHAGDPMRIGAMHYLTYPKNDLTERVSGLLDRL; from the coding sequence ATGAAATTAAATGATGGGCGAGTAGTTTATATAAATGGTGAGCAAATAAAAAATGTATTATCGATAGATATTCTTAATAAAACATACGGTTATATTGAAAAGTATTATGAATTACAAGAAACTAATTCTAATCATACGTATGAAGAAAACAATATTAAAAAGTCTGTTACTTTTTTAAAACCAAAAACGATAGAAGATTTAAGAAGAAAAAGAGAAGTTTATTATGACATTGCTAAAGAATCATTTGGAATGTTAGGTAGAACTCCAGATTTCTTGAATCCAGGAATTATGAGCTTATCAGAGCACTCTTCATTTTTAGGTAAAAATAAGTATACAGACTTTTCTTTAAATGCAAAAAAATATTACGAATACATAAGTGAAAATGATTTGTTTGTCTCCCATGCCTCTATTAATGTACAGATGGATAGAAGCAAGAGTTTAGGTGAATTAAATCATGATTACGCAGCTGTAAAAATTATTGAAACTGACGAACAGGGGATAACAGTGAAGGGATCAAAAATGATTGTAACTCTATCGCCATTAGCAGATGAATTGTTGATTTTCAATATGCCTGGACTTAAAGAAGGAGATGAATCATTTGCAGTTGCATTTGCTATCCCAGTAAATACACCAGGTATTAAAATTATATCAAGAAAAATGATTAATAAAGAAGGATACAATGAGTTTGATTATCCACTGTCTAATTCTCTAGAAGAACTGGATGCATATGTAATTTTTGAAAATGTAAAAGTTCTATGGGAAAGAGTTTTTGTATATAAAAATATTGATACCTCAAATCATTTCTTTGATAGCTCTAAGATAAGACATCATACAGGACATCAAGATATTACTAGAGGACTTGTGAAACTTGAGTTTATTACTGGTGTAGCAATTGAATTAGCTGAAAAACTAGGGCTAAGTAACTTTATTAATATTCAAGAAAAGTTAGGATATCTAACAAGTTCTATTGAATTAATTAAAGCAGGTATTTCTAGATGTGAAGAAGAGGCAAATTTTACTGCTGAAGGAATCCTTACACCTGAAATAAAAACAATACAAGCGATTAGATATAATTTACCTTTTATTTATAAAAATGCAGTAGATTTAATTCAAGAATTATCAGCAGGTTCAATGTTGTCTGTACCAACTGAAGCAGATTTATTAAATGAAAATAAATCAATACTAGAGCAAAGTCTTTCTTCCGATTTATGTGATGCAAATTATCGAATAAAATTACTAAATTTAGCATGGGACTTAACGGGAGAAGCGTTTGGTCAAAGACAAAAAGTTTATGAGTATTATCACGCGGGAGATCCAATGAGGATAGGAGCTATGCACTATTTGACTTATCCTAAAAATGATTTAACAGAGAGAGTGAGTGGGTTACTTGATAGATTATAA
- a CDS encoding ParB N-terminal domain-containing protein, whose product MELRFIEINNLVLHEYTEKIRFQKLITKIEEEGVQKSPIIVTKIDNYYLVLDGAHRYTCLKALKYKYILCQIINSEEYYIDTWQHTISKDDYANHIQILLKNERFSKLDSEKDKDILQINTMNDENTPEPLESYIQFVDCLNKCNSFKRVHKNEYSKDSVKVIYPEVDEELIKLLVNKNRRIPAGISKVNLKCGRILGVSIPLQILNENTFHDIYIDKIMNNIRKYEETIYLYEGMIL is encoded by the coding sequence TTGGAATTAAGATTTATAGAAATTAATAATCTAGTTTTACATGAATACACTGAAAAAATTAGATTTCAGAAATTAATAACTAAAATTGAAGAAGAAGGTGTTCAAAAAAGTCCAATTATCGTAACAAAAATTGATAATTATTACTTGGTGCTTGATGGAGCTCACAGGTACACATGCCTAAAAGCACTTAAATATAAGTATATTTTATGCCAAATTATAAATAGTGAAGAATATTATATAGATACGTGGCAACATACTATTTCAAAGGATGATTATGCTAATCATATACAAATACTATTAAAAAATGAGCGATTTAGTAAGTTGGATAGTGAGAAGGATAAAGATATACTACAAATTAACACTATGAATGATGAAAATACTCCCGAACCTCTGGAAAGTTATATTCAATTTGTAGATTGCTTAAATAAATGTAATTCTTTTAAGAGAGTACATAAAAACGAATATAGTAAGGATAGTGTAAAAGTAATTTATCCTGAAGTTGATGAGGAACTAATTAAGCTTTTAGTAAATAAAAACAGAAGAATACCAGCAGGAATTAGTAAAGTCAATCTTAAATGTGGAAGGATACTTGGTGTAAGTATACCTTTGCAAATATTAAATGAGAATACTTTTCATGATATATATATCGATAAAATAATGAATAATATAAGAAAATATGAAGAAACTATTTATTTATATGAAGGGATGATTTTATAA
- a CDS encoding TIGR00730 family Rossman fold protein, which yields MDKVCIFCGSNSGNNNLYQKAVLDLIEIIKKERMEIIYGGGKVGLMGLVATEAIKSKVYITGIMPEFLIDREIAHNQIDKLIKVRDMSERINMMADLSNGFLILPGGFGTFEELFEVLSWSQMGLHEKPIGVLNINGFFNPIIDLINNTVNSGFAPEKNKELIIIDSSVENLLNKMKNFKHELPNKYMN from the coding sequence ATGGACAAAGTTTGTATCTTCTGTGGATCTAATAGTGGGAATAACAACTTATATCAAAAAGCTGTTTTAGATTTGATAGAAATAATCAAAAAAGAAAGAATGGAGATTATTTATGGTGGTGGAAAAGTTGGATTAATGGGATTAGTCGCTACCGAAGCTATTAAATCAAAAGTCTATATTACTGGTATAATGCCAGAGTTTTTAATAGATAGAGAGATTGCACATAATCAAATTGATAAATTAATTAAAGTAAGAGATATGAGTGAAAGAATAAATATGATGGCGGATTTATCTAATGGGTTTCTAATACTACCTGGTGGATTTGGTACATTTGAAGAACTATTTGAAGTCTTATCATGGAGTCAAATGGGTTTACATGAAAAACCTATAGGCGTGTTGAATATCAATGGTTTTTTTAATCCTATAATTGATCTAATTAATAATACGGTTAATTCAGGATTTGCTCCAGAAAAAAATAAAGAACTAATAATAATAGATTCTTCCGTTGAAAATCTATTAAATAAAATGAAAAACTTCAAACATGAGTTACCTAACAAATATATGAATTGA
- a CDS encoding GNAT family N-acetyltransferase, translating to MKIRQANIDDLETVSILFNKYRIFYEKESDLKGAKNFIKNRIENEESIIFIAEYGEVIAGFVQIYPTFSSVSMKKSYILNDLFVDEKFRRNNLGESLINEVFKYAVSKDAKYVTLETSIGNINAQKLYEKMNMKIDNSVFHYIKKS from the coding sequence ATGAAAATTAGACAAGCAAATATTGATGATTTAGAAACAGTTAGTATTTTATTTAATAAATATAGAATATTTTATGAAAAAGAGAGTGATTTAAAGGGTGCAAAGAATTTCATAAAAAATAGAATTGAAAATGAAGAATCTATTATTTTTATTGCTGAGTATGGAGAGGTAATAGCGGGTTTTGTTCAAATATATCCAACATTTTCATCTGTTTCTATGAAAAAATCTTATATTTTAAATGATCTTTTTGTTGATGAAAAATTTAGAAGAAATAATTTAGGAGAAAGTTTAATAAATGAAGTTTTTAAATATGCAGTTTCAAAAGATGCAAAATATGTAACATTAGAAACTTCAATAGGTAATATCAATGCACAAAAGTTGTATGAAAAAATGAATATGAAAATTGATAATAGTGTTTTTCACTATATTAAGAAATCATAG